The following are from one region of the Aquificaceae bacterium genome:
- the ispE gene encoding 4-(cytidine 5'-diphospho)-2-C-methyl-D-erythritol kinase, translated as MLRLLSPAKVNLGLWLLGKRADGYHEVFTIYQAVDLFDEVLIEEGPLSVETSTGIPMEQNLVYKALRVMEGLLGKEISLRIFIQKNIPEGGGLGGGSSNVATVLRAVNELMGNPLSEEELYLIAGRISSDAPFFLLGGAAIGRGRGEILERLELPRMTFTLIHPGIRSSTAHVYSMVREEMLTEKLEGDKIIDCLRAGDFSVLQNRLGELAGELYPEVGEVLRFLRGLGMSALVSGSGSSVFYVGEPTVEVELACRARGWRLYRVESYGV; from the coding sequence ATGCTGAGGCTTCTGTCCCCCGCAAAGGTGAACCTGGGTCTCTGGCTTCTTGGAAAGAGGGCTGATGGATACCACGAGGTTTTCACCATCTATCAGGCTGTAGACCTCTTTGACGAGGTGCTTATAGAGGAAGGTCCCCTCAGCGTTGAAACCAGCACGGGGATACCCATGGAACAAAACCTGGTTTACAAGGCCCTCAGGGTGATGGAGGGACTTCTCGGGAAGGAAATTAGCCTGAGAATCTTTATCCAGAAAAACATACCCGAGGGCGGCGGTCTTGGGGGTGGCTCTTCAAATGTTGCCACGGTTTTAAGGGCCGTAAACGAGCTCATGGGTAATCCGCTGAGTGAAGAAGAGCTATATCTAATAGCAGGTCGGATATCCTCTGATGCTCCCTTCTTTCTCCTCGGTGGAGCTGCTATAGGAAGGGGCAGGGGTGAGATTCTTGAAAGACTAGAGCTGCCCAGGATGACCTTTACCCTCATACATCCGGGAATCAGGTCTTCAACAGCCCATGTATACAGCATGGTAAGAGAAGAGATGTTGACAGAAAAGTTAGAGGGTGATAAAATAATAGATTGCCTGAGGGCTGGAGACTTCAGCGTGCTCCAGAACAGGCTGGGTGAGCTGGCTGGAGAGCTTTACCCTGAGGTGGGCGAAGTGCTTAGGTTTCTGAGAGGCCTGGGCATGTCAGCCCTGGTGAGTGGTAGTGGCTCAAGCGTTTTTTATGTAGGTGAGCCTACCGTTGAGGTAGAGCTTGCCTGCAGGGCAAGAGGCTGGAGGCTTTACAGAGTGGAAAGTTATGGGGTGTAG
- a CDS encoding carbon-nitrogen hydrolase family protein codes for MLNLAVLQFRPVLGRVEENLRRVMEMLMSVKDGSLVALPEMWQCGFDYERLDRHADATGEVLEELKKVSAEKGLTLIGTYPTKKEKGIYNSAIILERGQIRGFRHKIKLFPLYEEPRHFLPGAENPVFELSGLKVGILICFELRFPEISQSLREAELLVVPSMWGEGRKEHLRILSRARAIENQCFLMLSSAWGEVGGERFAGCSGIYGPWGEVLAFSEKGDSLIQVEVDLEEVERVRRLIPVQL; via the coding sequence ATGCTTAATCTCGCGGTCCTCCAGTTCAGACCAGTTCTTGGAAGGGTGGAGGAAAACCTGAGGAGAGTTATGGAAATGCTCATGTCTGTTAAAGATGGTTCGCTGGTGGCTCTGCCGGAGATGTGGCAGTGCGGCTTTGATTATGAGAGACTTGACAGGCATGCGGATGCCACCGGTGAAGTTCTGGAGGAGTTAAAGAAGGTATCCGCTGAAAAAGGTCTGACATTAATCGGCACATACCCAACGAAAAAAGAAAAGGGCATATACAACTCCGCCATTATCCTTGAGAGAGGGCAAATACGGGGCTTCAGGCACAAGATAAAGCTCTTCCCCCTCTATGAGGAGCCCAGGCACTTCCTGCCCGGTGCTGAAAACCCTGTTTTTGAACTTTCTGGATTGAAGGTGGGCATACTCATATGCTTTGAGCTCAGGTTTCCTGAAATTTCACAGAGTCTTAGAGAAGCTGAGCTTCTTGTGGTCCCTTCCATGTGGGGTGAAGGCAGAAAAGAGCATCTGAGAATTCTCTCAAGGGCGAGAGCCATAGAAAATCAGTGTTTTCTCATGCTGTCCAGTGCTTGGGGGGAGGTTGGGGGTGAGAGGTTTGCAGGATGCTCTGGCATATATGGACCCTGGGGTGAAGTTCTCGCCTTTTCTGAAAAGGGAGACAGCCTTATTCAGGTAGAGGTGGACTTAGAAGAGGTAGAGAGGGTAAGAAGACTTATTCCAGTCCAGTTATAA
- the groES gene encoding co-chaperone GroES — MAKLRPLYDKIVVRRLEEQEQRTASGIIIPDTAKEKPQVGEVVAVGEGKLLQNGQQVPPKVKPGDRVVFNKYARTEVELDGEKFLIMSEDEVLAIVE, encoded by the coding sequence ATGGCAAAGCTCAGACCCCTTTATGACAAGATTGTGGTCAGGAGACTCGAAGAACAGGAACAGAGAACAGCCTCTGGCATCATCATACCAGACACCGCCAAAGAGAAGCCTCAGGTGGGTGAGGTGGTGGCGGTGGGAGAAGGAAAGCTCCTGCAGAACGGTCAGCAAGTTCCACCAAAGGTAAAGCCCGGGGACAGGGTTGTTTTTAACAAGTATGCGCGCACCGAGGTAGAGCTTGACGGTGAAAAGTTCCTTATCATGTCTGAGGACGAAGTCCTTGCCATAGTTGAGTAA
- a CDS encoding ribose-phosphate pyrophosphokinase codes for MFGSIKLLTGTSNPRLAQEVSEYLGIPLSDVIVGRFSDGEVRVKINESMRGEDVFVIQSLGYPVNESIMELLLMLDALKRASAGRITAVIPYYAYARQDRKDKPRVPISARLLADLITVAGAQRLIIVDLHSPQIQGFFNIPVDNLYALNVLYEYIKNYMDGDMVVVSPDAGGVERARLLANKLGCSIAIIYKRRPEPNVAEVLDLIGDVKGKKAIIVDDIIDTAGTVVAATNMLLSKGAKGVWVAATHGIFSGPAIDRLRESPVEEVIVTNTLSMEGKGLEKLKVVSIAPLIAEAIKRAHEGESISSLFV; via the coding sequence ATGTTTGGCTCTATAAAACTTCTGACAGGCACCAGCAATCCCAGGCTTGCACAGGAAGTTTCTGAATATCTTGGCATCCCACTGTCCGATGTTATAGTGGGAAGGTTCAGCGACGGTGAGGTGAGAGTGAAGATAAACGAATCCATGAGAGGGGAAGATGTTTTCGTGATTCAGTCTCTTGGATATCCCGTTAACGAGAGCATAATGGAGCTTCTTCTCATGCTTGATGCTCTCAAAAGGGCCTCTGCTGGAAGAATAACCGCTGTAATCCCTTACTATGCCTATGCAAGGCAGGACAGAAAGGACAAACCTAGAGTTCCTATAAGTGCAAGGCTTCTGGCTGACCTCATAACGGTTGCAGGAGCCCAGAGGCTCATAATAGTTGACCTTCACTCTCCCCAGATTCAGGGCTTTTTCAACATACCTGTGGATAACCTTTACGCCCTGAATGTGCTATACGAATACATAAAGAACTATATGGATGGGGATATGGTGGTGGTCTCACCAGATGCAGGCGGGGTAGAGAGGGCAAGGCTCCTTGCCAACAAGCTGGGCTGTAGCATTGCCATTATATATAAGAGAAGACCTGAGCCCAACGTGGCGGAAGTGCTTGACCTCATAGGCGATGTTAAGGGTAAAAAGGCGATAATAGTTGATGACATAATAGACACCGCCGGCACTGTAGTTGCCGCCACTAACATGCTCTTATCAAAGGGAGCAAAGGGTGTGTGGGTGGCCGCAACCCATGGTATCTTTTCAGGTCCTGCAATAGACAGACTGAGGGAGTCTCCAGTGGAAGAGGTTATAGTGACCAACACCCTTAGCATGGAGGGGAAAGGGCTTGAGAAGCTAAAGGTTGTTTCCATAGCTCCGCTCATAGCAGAAGCTATAAAACGTGCCCATGAGGGTGAATCCATAAGCTCACTTTTTGTATAA
- the groL gene encoding chaperonin GroEL (60 kDa chaperone family; promotes refolding of misfolded polypeptides especially under stressful conditions; forms two stacked rings of heptamers to form a barrel-shaped 14mer; ends can be capped by GroES; misfolded proteins enter the barrel where they are refolded when GroES binds) encodes MAAKKVIYGEDARARLKAGVDRLANAVKVTLGPRGREVIIEKKWGTPLVTKDGVTVAKEIELKDPYENMGAQLVKEVASKTADVAGDGTTTATVLAQAIFTEGLKAIASGANPMDLKRGIDKAVEKVVEEIKAQSIQVGGRKEIEQVATISANNDPEIGKIIADAMEAVGKDGVITVEESKSAQTTLETVQGMQFDRGYLSPYFVTNPDKMEAVLEDPYILIYEKKISNVKDLLPVLEQVVRAGKPILIIAEDVEAEALATLVVNHIKGVIRACAVKAPGFGQRRKDYLQDIAILTGGTAITEELGIKLESVGLDMLGRADKVIVDKDNTTIVGGKGSKEAINARIEQIKKQIVETTSDYDREKLQERLAKLAGGVAIIRVGAATEAELKEKKARVEDAVHATKAAVEEGIVPGGGVALVRASEALENLKVENPDQQVGVDIVKKACRTPLRQIASNAGFEGYVVLEKVLQLGKEKGKNWGFDASVGDYKDMVEAGIIDPTKVVRTAIQNAASVAGTMLTAEALVAEIPEEKKEKAPAPEMPELD; translated from the coding sequence ATGGCAGCAAAGAAGGTTATCTACGGAGAAGATGCAAGGGCAAGGCTCAAGGCAGGCGTTGACAGGCTTGCCAACGCGGTAAAGGTCACCCTTGGACCAAGGGGTAGAGAGGTGATAATTGAGAAGAAGTGGGGAACGCCCCTTGTCACAAAGGACGGCGTGACCGTTGCCAAAGAGATTGAGCTCAAAGACCCCTATGAGAACATGGGAGCTCAGCTGGTAAAGGAAGTCGCCTCCAAGACCGCAGACGTTGCCGGTGACGGAACTACCACGGCAACTGTTCTTGCTCAGGCAATCTTCACCGAGGGACTCAAGGCAATAGCCTCCGGCGCAAACCCCATGGACCTTAAGAGGGGCATAGACAAGGCTGTGGAAAAGGTTGTTGAGGAGATAAAGGCACAGTCCATACAGGTGGGTGGAAGGAAGGAAATAGAACAGGTTGCCACCATATCCGCCAACAACGACCCCGAGATAGGAAAGATAATAGCGGACGCAATGGAAGCCGTGGGTAAGGATGGTGTTATAACCGTTGAAGAGTCCAAGTCCGCCCAGACCACCCTTGAAACCGTCCAGGGTATGCAGTTTGACAGGGGATATCTGTCTCCCTACTTCGTGACCAACCCTGACAAGATGGAGGCAGTGCTTGAAGACCCATACATACTCATATATGAGAAGAAGATTTCCAATGTAAAAGACCTTCTGCCAGTTCTTGAGCAGGTGGTAAGGGCTGGAAAGCCAATCCTGATAATCGCCGAGGATGTGGAAGCGGAAGCCCTTGCAACCCTGGTGGTCAACCATATAAAGGGCGTAATTAGGGCATGCGCAGTAAAGGCACCGGGCTTTGGTCAGAGGAGGAAGGACTACCTGCAGGACATAGCTATACTAACGGGTGGAACCGCCATAACTGAAGAGCTGGGTATAAAGCTTGAAAGCGTTGGGCTTGACATGCTGGGAAGGGCGGACAAGGTGATAGTGGACAAGGACAACACCACCATAGTGGGTGGAAAGGGCTCTAAAGAAGCCATAAACGCGAGGATAGAGCAGATCAAAAAGCAAATCGTGGAGACAACCTCCGACTACGACAGGGAAAAGCTCCAGGAAAGGCTTGCCAAGCTGGCTGGCGGTGTTGCTATAATAAGGGTCGGTGCAGCCACAGAGGCAGAGCTTAAAGAAAAGAAGGCAAGGGTTGAGGACGCGGTGCATGCCACCAAGGCTGCGGTGGAAGAAGGTATAGTGCCCGGTGGTGGTGTGGCACTGGTGAGAGCTTCAGAGGCTCTTGAAAACCTCAAGGTGGAAAACCCTGACCAGCAGGTGGGTGTGGACATAGTGAAGAAGGCCTGCAGGACGCCGCTCAGACAAATTGCCAGCAACGCAGGCTTTGAAGGATATGTGGTGCTTGAAAAGGTTCTCCAGCTCGGAAAAGAGAAGGGCAAGAACTGGGGCTTTGATGCCTCTGTGGGAGACTACAAGGACATGGTAGAAGCCGGAATAATTGACCCCACAAAGGTGGTGAGGACCGCCATACAAAACGCTGCCTCAGTGGCGGGAACCATGCTTACCGCAGAAGCCCTCGTGGCTGAAATACCAGAGGAGAAAAAGGAGAAAGCACCAGCCCCAGAAATGCCCGAGCTTGACTAA